One window from the genome of Streptococcus halotolerans encodes:
- a CDS encoding esterase family protein: MKFERRSQWSRELGQEMPFNVYGHAGKPVVVFPSSGGSHEEYADFGMIEACQSWIDRGLVQFFTPDSYDAESWLHFGKSGHDKALAHEAYERYIVNELVPLIRNETRWQGGLLVTGCSMGGYHTVNFALKHPDLFDVAVALSGVYDARFFTGEFGDDQAVYFNSPIDYLWQQKDSWFLDHYRQNRMIVAVGQGAWEEPHVYDTRRLEEAFAAKDLPAWVDYWGQDVAHDWEWWRKQMPFFLGKLEEEGRLA, encoded by the coding sequence ATGAAATTTGAACGTCGTAGTCAGTGGTCAAGAGAACTTGGTCAAGAAATGCCTTTTAATGTCTATGGACATGCCGGAAAACCTGTTGTCGTTTTTCCATCTTCGGGTGGCAGTCATGAGGAATATGCTGATTTTGGCATGATTGAAGCTTGCCAATCATGGATTGACCGCGGATTGGTGCAATTTTTTACGCCAGATTCTTATGATGCAGAGTCTTGGTTGCATTTTGGGAAATCAGGTCATGATAAGGCACTTGCCCATGAAGCTTATGAGCGTTATATTGTCAATGAGTTAGTCCCTCTTATCCGTAATGAGACGAGGTGGCAGGGTGGTCTTTTAGTGACAGGTTGTTCAATGGGCGGCTATCATACGGTTAATTTTGCTTTAAAACATCCTGATTTGTTTGATGTTGCTGTTGCCCTTTCAGGGGTTTATGATGCTAGATTTTTTACTGGTGAGTTTGGTGATGACCAAGCTGTTTATTTTAATTCACCAATTGATTACTTATGGCAGCAAAAAGATTCTTGGTTCTTGGACCACTATCGTCAAAATCGGATGATTGTTGCCGTAGGTCAGGGTGCCTGGGAAGAGCCTCATGTCTATGATACCAGACGTTTGGAAGAAGCTTTCGCAGCCAAAGACCTTCCAGCTTGGGTTGATTATTGGGGACAAGACGTTGCCCATGACTGGGAATGGTGGCGTAAGCAAATGCCTTTCTTTCTGGGCAAGTTAGAAGAAGAAGGTCGTTTGGCCTAG
- a CDS encoding MBL fold metallo-hydrolase, translating into MKTHKLVNTIAGENTYLLETESGLLVIDPGSDWEKIEKRLTDLNKPVLAILLTHTHYDHILSVEAVREHFNQPPLYVSEQEASWLQSPEDNLSGLPRHDDLEDVVVAPAEQIFQLRQPYQIGEFAFTVVPTPGHSWGSVSFIFAEEETIFSGDALFKETIGRTDLPTGNFDDLITGIRQELFTQPNHFAVNPGHGQSTTIAHEKNLNPYFR; encoded by the coding sequence ATGAAAACACACAAACTTGTTAACACCATAGCTGGTGAAAATACCTATTTATTAGAAACTGAAAGTGGTCTTTTGGTCATTGATCCTGGAAGCGATTGGGAAAAAATAGAGAAGCGCCTAACAGACTTGAACAAGCCTGTTCTAGCCATTCTGCTGACTCATACCCATTATGACCATATTTTAAGTGTTGAAGCGGTACGTGAGCATTTTAACCAGCCGCCTCTTTATGTCTCAGAGCAAGAAGCTTCTTGGTTGCAATCCCCAGAAGACAACCTATCTGGACTTCCTCGTCATGATGATTTAGAAGATGTTGTGGTAGCGCCTGCTGAGCAGATATTTCAATTGCGTCAACCTTACCAGATTGGGGAGTTTGCGTTCACAGTTGTTCCAACACCTGGTCACTCTTGGGGCAGTGTCTCTTTTATCTTCGCTGAGGAAGAAACTATTTTCTCCGGTGATGCCCTCTTCAAAGAAACCATCGGACGAACAGACTTGCCCACTGGGAATTTTGACGACCTAATCACAGGTATTCGTCAAGAACTCTTCACGCAACCCAATCACTTCGCCGTCAACCCTGGCCATGGTCAAAGCACAACCATTGCCCACGAAAAAAATCTTAACCCCTACTTTCGATGA
- a CDS encoding bifunctional DnaQ family exonuclease/ATP-dependent helicase, translated as MTKSKQKYAVIDLEATGASITAQIIQVGIVIIQGDKIIDTYQTDVNPHEPLSEHIVQLTGITDQQLAKAPDFSQVARDIYERIQDCVFVAHNVKFDANLLSEQLFMEGFDLYTPRVDTVELAQVFFPTMEKYSLGELTKALGIPLKDAHTAIADAQATAQLFFKIREKIASLPSLTLEKIKSYADHLIFESRLVIDEVALDKDFDQSLYQEVAGILIRKPQSGIVERRYSQDFATNMALLGLDSRPKQEAFAEAMLQEDNDVQFIQAQAGIGKTYGYLVSLLAKNEQQKVVVSVPTKLLQDQIAAQEAKQLHEIFGTPYQSLKGPANYLKLDAFKASLEQEDDNRLVNRYKMQLLVWLLETKDGDLNEIKQQQRLQWYFDSLRHDGNLSAHSLFAQDDFWFRSYEKAKASRLVITNHAYLLTRLEDDPSLIKGAHLVIDEAQKFFLALEDFSHAQVNLLETMTKLEDLLQETDDLLTRRLIESLQFEFSQLVVDYHQSHEQLIPKEKWEKIRRDITELRHLNLEELYQIADDRYDSVWVDSRQESDKRSVFLKGASQLLLDFSAFLPENQKTTFVSATLRISPQVSLPDLLGFEDYQETVIEDSANTQQAIWIDKEGVSPALPKEVYHRALANKIYRISQLNLPTLVLLTSKDALKQVSDHLEEAGLPHLAQGKNGTSHQMKRRFEAENAPVLLGTGSFWEGVDFTTHDRMILVITRLPFENPQDFLNQKMAKRLSHEGKNPFTAYSLPVMMMRLKQALGRTSRRLDQKSAVLILDPRLVEKSYGPASLEMLRQTHQLSLEKNDKILLDMLDFLL; from the coding sequence ATGACTAAGTCCAAGCAAAAATATGCCGTGATTGATTTGGAAGCAACAGGTGCTTCTATCACGGCTCAAATTATTCAAGTAGGGATTGTGATTATCCAAGGGGATAAGATCATCGACACTTATCAAACAGATGTGAACCCACATGAACCCTTGTCTGAACACATTGTTCAATTAACAGGGATTACAGACCAGCAGTTGGCCAAGGCTCCTGATTTTTCGCAAGTGGCGCGTGACATTTATGAGCGCATCCAAGACTGCGTTTTTGTAGCGCATAATGTTAAGTTTGATGCGAATCTGCTATCAGAGCAGCTTTTTATGGAAGGATTTGACTTGTACACGCCCAGGGTTGACACCGTCGAGTTGGCACAGGTCTTTTTCCCAACTATGGAGAAGTATTCTCTAGGAGAATTGACCAAAGCCTTAGGCATTCCTTTAAAAGATGCCCATACGGCTATCGCGGATGCCCAAGCAACAGCCCAACTTTTTTTCAAAATTCGCGAAAAGATTGCCAGCCTTCCAAGTTTAACCCTTGAGAAGATCAAATCTTATGCTGATCACTTAATCTTTGAGTCGCGTCTTGTGATTGACGAGGTTGCTTTGGATAAGGATTTTGATCAATCCCTCTATCAAGAAGTCGCAGGCATCTTGATACGAAAACCACAATCAGGTATCGTAGAGAGAAGATACTCTCAGGATTTTGCGACAAACATGGCCTTGTTAGGGCTCGACAGTCGTCCTAAGCAGGAAGCTTTTGCTGAAGCAATGTTACAAGAAGATAACGATGTTCAGTTTATTCAGGCGCAAGCAGGCATAGGAAAAACCTATGGCTATTTGGTATCCTTACTGGCGAAAAATGAGCAACAAAAGGTAGTCGTTTCTGTACCAACGAAATTGCTGCAAGATCAAATAGCCGCCCAAGAAGCTAAACAGTTGCATGAGATTTTTGGTACCCCCTACCAGAGTTTAAAGGGCCCTGCCAATTATCTGAAATTGGATGCTTTCAAAGCTTCCTTGGAACAAGAAGACGACAATCGCTTAGTCAATCGGTATAAGATGCAACTATTGGTCTGGTTATTGGAAACTAAAGACGGCGATCTTAATGAAATCAAACAGCAGCAGCGTTTACAGTGGTATTTTGACAGCCTTCGACACGATGGCAATCTCAGCGCTCACTCGCTTTTTGCCCAGGATGATTTTTGGTTCAGATCTTATGAGAAAGCAAAAGCAAGTCGTCTCGTCATTACCAATCATGCCTATCTGTTGACACGTCTGGAAGATGATCCTAGTTTGATTAAAGGAGCTCATTTGGTGATTGATGAGGCCCAGAAATTCTTTTTAGCATTGGAAGACTTCTCTCATGCCCAAGTGAATCTTTTAGAGACGATGACCAAACTAGAGGACCTCTTGCAGGAAACAGACGACCTGCTGACGCGCCGCTTAATCGAAAGTTTACAATTTGAATTTAGCCAGCTAGTGGTTGATTATCACCAGTCTCATGAACAACTTATTCCAAAAGAAAAATGGGAAAAAATTCGTCGTGATATCACGGAATTAAGGCATCTTAATTTAGAAGAACTCTATCAAATAGCAGATGATCGTTATGATTCTGTTTGGGTTGACAGTCGTCAGGAGAGTGACAAACGGTCTGTCTTTCTCAAGGGAGCCAGTCAGCTCCTCTTAGATTTTTCAGCATTTTTACCAGAAAATCAAAAAACGACCTTTGTCTCCGCCACGCTGCGTATTAGTCCTCAGGTGTCTTTACCAGACCTTTTGGGCTTTGAGGATTATCAAGAAACAGTTATTGAAGATTCTGCTAATACCCAACAAGCCATCTGGATAGATAAAGAAGGTGTCTCACCTGCTCTGCCAAAAGAGGTCTATCATAGAGCATTAGCCAATAAAATCTATCGGATAAGTCAACTAAATCTTCCCACCTTAGTCCTTTTGACCTCCAAGGATGCTTTGAAGCAAGTCTCAGACCACCTAGAAGAGGCTGGTTTACCGCATCTGGCTCAAGGTAAAAATGGGACAAGTCACCAAATGAAGCGACGATTTGAAGCAGAAAATGCTCCGGTCCTACTGGGAACAGGAAGTTTCTGGGAGGGGGTTGATTTTACCACCCATGATCGCATGATTCTTGTTATTACCCGACTGCCTTTTGAAAATCCCCAAGATTTTCTGAACCAGAAAATGGCCAAACGTCTGTCACATGAAGGGAAAAATCCTTTTACAGCCTATAGCTTGCCAGTTATGATGATGCGCTTAAAGCAAGCATTAGGTCGTACGAGCAGGAGGCTTGACCAGAAATCAGCAGTCCTTATTTTAGACCCACGCTTGGTCGAAAAATCCTATGGACCAGCTAGTTTGGAAATGCTAAGACAGACTCATCAGCTGTCGCTTGAAAAAAATGATAAAATCCTGTTAGATATGCTTGATTTTCTGCTATAA
- a CDS encoding rhodanese-like domain-containing protein yields MTLKDAIVNGQALLIDVRRSEEFREKHIKGARHIPVDQIEAGQLDVDKHQKIYLHCMLGPRADRAEAALKAAGYTDVHNLRTLAAVEKLGLETESQE; encoded by the coding sequence ATGACATTAAAAGATGCTATTGTAAATGGACAGGCGCTCTTAATCGACGTTCGTCGTTCAGAAGAATTTAGGGAAAAGCACATTAAAGGTGCTCGACATATTCCTGTTGATCAGATTGAAGCAGGCCAACTGGATGTGGACAAACATCAAAAGATTTACCTGCATTGCATGTTAGGGCCGAGGGCAGATCGAGCTGAAGCAGCGCTAAAAGCAGCAGGTTATACAGATGTTCACAACTTAAGGACCTTGGCAGCAGTGGAAAAATTGGGATTGGAAACGGAGTCTCAAGAATAA
- a CDS encoding NAD(P)-dependent oxidoreductase, with amino-acid sequence MNKAKIVILGQPLEEGLRDLKESFQVDQAPLENTRDWLLEHLSDYDGLYTTQLPVDKEIIDAGTNLKIISTHSVGFDHIDIDYAREKGIVVANSPKAVMVPTAELAVSLMLACMRNVAFLDRRLRDGEWVNTSLPAGLSHGLNGKTVGIFGFGRIGQEVAKMVQAFGAKVIYNKRSPLSKAEEEALQVSYRDFEELLAEADVISLHAPATDDTKGLFNAETFRKMKKGAFLVNTARGSLVDEDAMIAALASGQLSGAGLDVYEVEGQSHPELSRLDNVVMTPHSGSATWDARLKLSRETAQNIISYLEDGKIINQVNT; translated from the coding sequence ATGAACAAAGCTAAAATCGTTATTTTGGGGCAACCCTTGGAAGAGGGGTTAAGAGACTTAAAAGAAAGCTTTCAAGTAGATCAAGCTCCTTTGGAAAACACACGGGACTGGCTTTTAGAACATCTATCAGACTATGATGGTCTCTACACGACTCAGCTGCCAGTTGACAAGGAAATCATCGATGCGGGAACCAATCTAAAAATCATCTCGACTCATAGCGTTGGTTTTGACCATATTGACATTGATTATGCTAGGGAAAAGGGGATCGTAGTGGCAAATTCGCCTAAGGCTGTGATGGTTCCGACAGCTGAATTAGCTGTAAGCTTGATGCTCGCTTGCATGCGCAATGTTGCCTTCTTAGACCGTCGCTTACGTGATGGGGAGTGGGTGAATACTTCTCTGCCAGCTGGACTGAGTCATGGATTAAATGGAAAAACGGTTGGTATTTTTGGTTTTGGTCGTATTGGTCAAGAAGTGGCAAAAATGGTGCAAGCTTTTGGAGCAAAGGTTATTTACAATAAACGCAGCCCATTATCCAAAGCCGAGGAAGAGGCTTTACAGGTTTCTTATCGCGATTTTGAAGAGTTGTTGGCAGAAGCTGATGTCATTAGTCTCCATGCGCCAGCAACTGATGATACCAAAGGCCTCTTTAATGCAGAAACCTTTAGGAAGATGAAAAAAGGTGCCTTTTTAGTCAATACGGCTCGTGGGTCACTAGTAGATGAAGACGCTATGATAGCAGCTCTTGCATCAGGCCAATTATCCGGTGCTGGTTTAGATGTCTATGAGGTTGAAGGACAATCGCATCCAGAACTTAGCAGATTAGATAATGTGGTCATGACCCCTCACTCTGGCTCAGCTACCTGGGATGCTCGTCTCAAGCTTTCTCGAGAAACCGCTCAAAACATCATTTCCTATCTAGAAGATGGAAAGATTATTAATCAAGTCAATACCTAA
- a CDS encoding GIY-YIG nuclease family protein, which translates to MIDLDDILNDDSLFEDFESDDSLFNTKRYRRTVTAADKVATRQRVKSGFDYYQRLFQAVQADIASGKRQIISISKVEISQKSPIKQGNFYIDNGIMLYVNKIYNPKNGQEVSESTNRKYKVHTVYANGTENHIWLLSLISSLYDKKRSGQLVTERLEDISLLSNQETDYRTTGYIYVVKYAGQDQQLLQMKNLYKIGVATNIKQRLANTVNEATYLFAPVTLVKSFEIQNIDARKIETYLHHTLADKRIELSTISPRGKEIKINEWFIVNLDEIDSIINKMIVEVQKQ; encoded by the coding sequence ATGATTGATTTGGATGACATTTTAAATGACGATAGTCTTTTCGAAGATTTTGAATCGGATGATAGCTTATTCAACACTAAACGTTATCGCCGAACAGTAACAGCTGCAGATAAAGTGGCAACACGTCAGCGGGTTAAGTCTGGTTTTGATTACTATCAGAGACTTTTTCAAGCCGTACAAGCTGATATTGCTAGTGGCAAACGACAGATTATCTCTATCTCAAAGGTTGAGATTAGTCAAAAAAGTCCGATTAAACAGGGCAATTTTTACATTGACAATGGTATCATGCTTTACGTCAATAAGATTTACAATCCCAAAAATGGTCAGGAAGTTTCCGAATCTACCAATCGAAAGTATAAGGTTCATACTGTCTATGCCAATGGAACAGAAAACCATATTTGGCTCTTGAGTTTGATTTCCTCTTTGTATGACAAAAAACGCTCTGGTCAATTAGTGACGGAGCGTTTGGAAGACATTTCACTATTGAGTAATCAAGAGACGGATTATCGGACAACAGGCTATATATACGTGGTGAAGTATGCTGGGCAAGATCAACAATTGTTGCAAATGAAAAATCTCTATAAAATTGGTGTTGCCACTAATATCAAGCAACGTTTGGCAAATACCGTTAATGAAGCAACTTACCTCTTTGCACCGGTTACTTTAGTAAAATCTTTTGAAATCCAAAATATCGATGCTAGAAAAATAGAAACATATTTGCATCATACTTTAGCTGACAAAAGAATTGAATTATCGACAATTTCACCGCGAGGAAAAGAAATTAAGATAAATGAGTGGTTTATTGTCAATTTAGATGAAATTGATTCGATTATCAATAAAATGATAGTTGAGGTGCAAAAGCAGTAA
- a CDS encoding pyridoxal phosphate-dependent aminotransferase has protein sequence MKLSDRILKMQESVTLASGARAKELKEQGRDILNLTLGQPDFQTPAHINQKAIEAIQDNQVSFYTPASGLPELKDAIASYMKNFYGYDVKRHHILAATGAKFVLYAYFMTVLDPGDEVIIPTPYWVSYSDQVELAEGVPVFVEAKEENHFKVTIEQLEAARTDKTKVFLLNSPSNPTGMIYTEEELLSIGNWAVEHDILILSDDIYGRLVYNGNTFIPISSLSQAIRQQTMVVNGVAKTYSMTGWRVGFAVGDPDIIAGMSKILSQTTSNLTTVAQYAAIEALTGSQDSVEEMRQAFEHRLNTIEPLINAIPGFTLVKPQGAFYFFPNVKEAMEMKGFDDVTDFTNDILEKAEVALVTGQGFGAPYSLRMSYASDLETLQEAVKRLNKYMSEP, from the coding sequence ATGAAACTATCTGATCGGATATTGAAGATGCAAGAGAGTGTGACCTTAGCGTCAGGAGCTCGTGCCAAAGAGTTGAAAGAACAGGGACGTGATATCTTGAATTTGACCCTTGGTCAACCTGATTTTCAGACCCCTGCGCACATTAATCAAAAAGCAATCGAAGCCATTCAAGATAATCAGGTTAGTTTTTACACACCTGCTAGTGGCCTACCAGAACTCAAAGATGCTATTGCTAGCTATATGAAAAACTTCTATGGTTATGATGTCAAGCGACATCACATTTTAGCAGCAACAGGAGCTAAATTTGTCCTCTACGCCTACTTCATGACGGTTTTAGATCCCGGTGATGAGGTCATTATTCCGACACCTTACTGGGTATCTTATTCAGATCAAGTAGAGCTGGCTGAGGGGGTTCCTGTTTTTGTTGAAGCCAAGGAAGAAAATCACTTTAAGGTGACCATCGAGCAGTTAGAAGCAGCTAGAACCGACAAAACCAAGGTCTTCTTACTGAATTCTCCGTCAAATCCTACTGGGATGATTTATACAGAGGAAGAATTGTTGTCTATTGGTAACTGGGCTGTTGAGCACGATATCTTAATTTTGTCTGATGATATTTACGGCCGTTTGGTTTATAATGGCAATACCTTTATACCGATTTCAAGCTTGTCTCAAGCCATTCGTCAGCAAACCATGGTCGTTAACGGTGTCGCTAAAACCTATTCAATGACAGGGTGGCGCGTTGGATTTGCGGTTGGAGATCCTGACATCATTGCTGGCATGTCCAAGATACTGAGTCAAACCACTTCTAATTTGACAACGGTGGCCCAATACGCTGCTATTGAAGCCTTGACTGGCTCGCAAGATTCTGTTGAGGAGATGCGTCAAGCCTTTGAACATCGTCTTAATACGATTGAACCGCTCATCAATGCTATTCCAGGTTTTACACTTGTGAAACCTCAGGGAGCTTTCTATTTCTTTCCTAACGTTAAGGAAGCGATGGAAATGAAGGGGTTTGACGATGTAACAGACTTTACCAATGATATTTTGGAAAAAGCCGAAGTCGCCCTAGTCACAGGTCAAGGTTTTGGTGCACCTTATAGCCTTCGCATGAGTTACGCTTCTGATTTGGAAACCTTACAAGAAGCGGTTAAACGCCTCAACAAGTACATGTCTGAGCCGTAA
- a CDS encoding ATP-grasp domain-containing protein — MADKLNFVMISPHFPANFETFAHRLYESGINTLGIADVPYEQLSEGLRQHLTEYYRVDDMQDYDQVYRAVGYFAHKYGRIDRVESHNEFWLELDARLRTDFNVFGFKNEDMLAIKTKRQMKEVFRRQGLKVAAGDTFKTDQEAKELAQKLGFPIIVKPNSGVGASDTYKLTRAEELAHFLAQRSLDVDYIMEEFIAGDIITFDGLADHDGRIVFYSSLEHSEAVLDTVVNGTDMYYFLPRDIDPELVALGKKCVSAFNIKERFFHFEFFRIKETEEIIPLEVNCRPPGGLTIDMWNYANDFDIFKEYVNVVKENRFKADSHRPYNVFYISRRDDMTYKHSLDEIRHYFGQHLVTIASVPGVFSAIMGKDGIIGRCPDRKTMRDLIRYAQEKV; from the coding sequence ATGGCAGATAAATTGAATTTTGTAATGATTTCACCGCATTTTCCCGCTAATTTTGAGACCTTTGCTCACCGTTTATATGAGAGCGGTATTAACACGCTGGGTATAGCGGATGTGCCCTATGAACAGTTATCAGAAGGTCTTCGACAACATTTGACTGAGTATTATCGTGTGGATGATATGCAGGATTATGATCAAGTTTACCGTGCGGTGGGTTATTTTGCTCATAAATATGGCCGGATCGATCGGGTAGAGTCGCATAATGAATTTTGGTTGGAGTTGGATGCTAGATTACGTACGGATTTTAATGTTTTTGGTTTTAAAAATGAGGACATGCTGGCGATTAAAACCAAACGCCAAATGAAGGAAGTCTTTCGTCGTCAAGGGTTAAAAGTGGCAGCTGGTGATACGTTTAAGACGGATCAGGAAGCTAAGGAGTTGGCTCAAAAACTTGGCTTTCCTATTATTGTCAAACCCAATTCAGGTGTTGGTGCCTCAGATACTTATAAGTTGACAAGAGCTGAAGAGTTGGCTCACTTTTTGGCTCAGCGCTCCTTGGATGTTGATTACATCATGGAGGAGTTTATAGCTGGTGATATTATTACTTTTGATGGTTTGGCGGATCACGATGGCAGGATTGTTTTTTACTCTAGCTTAGAGCATTCAGAAGCAGTCTTAGACACTGTTGTCAACGGTACGGATATGTATTATTTCCTCCCTCGTGACATCGATCCTGAACTGGTTGCACTAGGTAAAAAGTGTGTCTCAGCTTTTAACATCAAAGAACGTTTCTTCCATTTTGAATTTTTCCGTATCAAGGAAACTGAAGAAATCATCCCGCTTGAAGTGAATTGTCGTCCGCCTGGTGGTTTAACGATTGACATGTGGAATTATGCTAATGATTTTGATATTTTTAAAGAATACGTCAACGTGGTCAAGGAAAATCGTTTTAAAGCTGACAGTCATCGACCTTACAATGTTTTCTATATTTCACGTCGTGATGATATGACCTATAAACACAGTCTAGATGAGATTCGTCATTACTTTGGTCAGCATCTGGTTACGATAGCTTCTGTTCCCGGAGTTTTTTCGGCTATTATGGGGAAAGACGGAATCATTGGCCGTTGCCCTGATCGAAAAACCATGAGGGACTTGATCCGTTATGCCCAAGAAAAGGTTTAG
- a CDS encoding alpha/beta hydrolase, protein MTKQTRLNNYYLEMEEHYLHVPYYDEERRIRVLLPKDYHKEDWASYPVLYMHDGQNIFYSKESFSGYSWKVIPTIKNHKELPKLIVVGIDNGGDNRLNEYAPWMTDVGTTPETASVGGDGMAYGEWVVNTVKPFIDKTYRTMTDSEHTLLAGSSMGGIITAYMGAAYPDIFGNLGVFSLASWFSERDFLRFCDHHPLAKSSKVYIQVGTLEGDEVDETFASNMNQRYIDCTLHYYQSLLKTGTSMDNIKLNIMANEIHHEKCWADHFPEFLQFMLL, encoded by the coding sequence ATGACCAAACAAACCCGACTTAACAATTATTATCTAGAAATGGAAGAACACTATCTCCATGTGCCCTATTACGATGAAGAACGTCGTATCCGTGTGCTTCTGCCAAAAGACTATCACAAGGAAGATTGGGCTTCTTACCCCGTTTTATATATGCACGATGGGCAAAATATCTTTTACAGTAAGGAATCCTTTTCTGGCTATTCTTGGAAGGTCATCCCCACTATTAAAAACCACAAAGAACTACCCAAGCTAATCGTGGTAGGCATTGATAACGGTGGTGACAATCGTCTTAACGAGTATGCGCCATGGATGACTGATGTTGGAACAACCCCTGAAACAGCTAGTGTGGGGGGAGACGGTATGGCCTACGGCGAGTGGGTGGTTAATACCGTTAAACCCTTTATTGATAAGACCTATCGTACCATGACAGACTCTGAACACACCCTCCTTGCTGGCTCATCTATGGGTGGTATTATCACTGCCTACATGGGGGCTGCCTATCCGGATATCTTTGGCAATCTCGGTGTTTTTTCCTTAGCTTCTTGGTTTAGCGAACGTGATTTTTTACGTTTTTGTGACCATCATCCCTTAGCAAAATCCAGCAAGGTTTATATCCAAGTCGGGACACTTGAAGGCGATGAGGTTGATGAAACGTTTGCTTCTAACATGAACCAACGCTACATTGACTGCACGCTTCATTACTATCAATCCCTACTCAAAACGGGAACCAGTATGGACAATATCAAACTCAACATCATGGCCAATGAAATACATCACGAAAAGTGCTGGGCTGATCATTTCCCAGAATTCTTGCAATTTATGCTCCTCTAA
- a CDS encoding alpha/beta hydrolase, whose amino-acid sequence MIVLQNKTYTASPAAKTMAQEAKPVDHSLYFKAKGKTQASLIFFQGALVEEEAYAPLAADLAKERFDVYLLDSPLNLAILSGNRAKQLKDKLAHAPVYLAGHSLGGVIAAQTVEDFSTDTKGLILLASYPSDKTDLSKKDLAVLSVRASQDKVLNQKSYQKAQRRLPKNTSYTTIERGNHAGFGDYGKQAKDGKASISNTKQRQEIVNAIITFIKTSKNDTHLGAVF is encoded by the coding sequence TTGATTGTACTGCAAAACAAAACTTATACAGCCAGTCCAGCTGCTAAGACAATGGCCCAAGAAGCCAAGCCAGTTGACCACAGCCTTTATTTTAAGGCTAAAGGGAAAACTCAAGCATCACTAATCTTTTTTCAAGGGGCACTTGTTGAGGAAGAGGCTTACGCGCCACTCGCAGCTGACCTTGCTAAAGAGAGGTTTGATGTCTACTTGCTTGATTCCCCTCTCAATCTTGCTATCTTATCTGGTAATCGCGCTAAACAACTAAAGGATAAGCTAGCCCATGCTCCAGTCTATCTAGCTGGTCATTCCTTAGGTGGTGTGATTGCTGCGCAAACAGTAGAGGATTTTTCAACAGATACCAAAGGCTTGATCCTACTGGCTAGTTACCCTTCTGATAAAACGGACTTGTCCAAAAAGGACTTAGCTGTCTTATCTGTTAGAGCCAGTCAAGACAAGGTACTCAATCAAAAATCCTACCAAAAAGCTCAAAGACGCTTACCTAAAAACACTAGCTACACTACCATTGAAAGGGGTAATCACGCTGGATTTGGTGATTACGGCAAGCAGGCCAAAGATGGCAAAGCTAGCATTTCCAATACTAAACAACGACAAGAAATCGTCAACGCCATCATCACCTTTATTAAGACAAGCAAAAACGACACCCACTTAGGTGCCGTTTTTTGA